From a single Papaver somniferum cultivar HN1 unplaced genomic scaffold, ASM357369v1 unplaced-scaffold_133, whole genome shotgun sequence genomic region:
- the LOC113333586 gene encoding uncharacterized protein LOC113333586 → MVFVEGAWDLNFARSLKENEVAEVVNLLQVIGDPNNHLSLEDSVEDEMHWKYGLGKGFSVANSYSALESHGFLCFPDKQLWNPKAPLKVEFLAWNLCYNGSPTLDYLHNAGLVQDAKYLFCNQHTDTNAHLFLHCQTTYKVWSFFLDSFGIKWVHSCDVKRTLWEWKNRKGKKMLKKIWGYFPFAIWWTMWRERNNRLHKNMTRNVDQLIIQVKCLLFQWAINTDVFSGFSLSTLICNWDVVINTSM, encoded by the coding sequence ATGGTGTTTGTGGAAGGTGCATGGGATCTGAATTTTGCTAGAAGCCTTAAAGAGAATGAAGTTGCAGAAGTGGTGAATCTACTGCAAGTAATTGGAGATCCTAACAATCATCTGAGCTTGGAAGATTCAGTTGAAGATGAGATGCACTGGAAGTATGGTTTGGGTAAAGGCTTTTCAGTAGCAAACTCTTATTCTGCTTTGGAATCTCATGGCTTTCTTTGTTTCCCTGACAAACAGCTTTGGAATCCTAAAGCCCCATTGAAAGTGGAATTTTTGGCTTGGAATCTTTGCTACAATGGTTCACCAACCTTGGATTATCTTCATAATGCAGGACTTGTGCAGGATGCAAAGTATTTATTCTGCAATCAGCATACAGATACAAATGCCCATCTATTTTTACATTGCCAGACTACCTACAAGGTATGGTCTTTCTTCTTAGATAGTTTTGGTATCAAATGGGTACATTCTTGTGATGTGAAGAGAACTTTATGGGAATGGAAAAAcaggaaaggaaaaaaaatgctTAAGAAAATTTGGGGCTATTTTCCATTTGCTATCTGGTGGACTATGTGGAGAGAAAGAAATAATAGGTTGCATAAGAATATGACTAGGAATGTGGATCAATTGATTATTCAGGTTAAATGTCTATTGTTCCAGTGGGCTATAAACACTGATGTGTTCTCGGGTTTTAGTTTATCTACATTGATTTGTAATTGGGATGTTGTTATTAACACATCCatgtaa